Proteins found in one Actinokineospora alba genomic segment:
- a CDS encoding alpha/beta fold hydrolase codes for MPRFPRIRPRQVATALLVAAVAAAGIVWLNRGDEPPPVQTREALLPLPGGPGETAPVSLDTTLYLPERTPAPAVLVAHGFGGSKLSVDADARELAQRGFVVLTWSARGFGRSGGRIALNSPDHEVADARGLVDWLAKQPEVVRDGENDPKVGVTGGSYGGALSLLLAGTDKRVDALAPVITYNDLSQALVPNSATLGEVAGSPSANAFADDGVFKRSWAGIFFASGMGAAGLANPSSEATEAGDEEARDSGGAAAPIDTGRPERMPTPDDGNPCGRFVESVCRAYAQVATTGRADQATIDLMRSVSPSSVTKNITQPTMLVQGEQDTLFGLDQADATARQISAAGGKVKVVWYTGGHDGGKPGPGLRGEIADWFDFHLRGLGDDPGTPFEYAVQGALRAQGAPSVRTVTASGYPGLTGGAATERRSVRVDGVAQTIVNPPGGNPASISSMPGLGSVISGSARLAGRVAIDLPGQSARFTGLPLEQQLLIAGASTVRLRVSTVPNLPAPDGAVLFAKLYDVGPDGVRTLPGSAVSAFRVPGLPTDGTPVEVTVALPGIVRPIETDHRVELVVTTTDQAYATPARAAAYKVELAPDSALQVPVVAGARSSSAPPAGPLIGIGVVLGLGLIAGIVGMIRRRREDDVDPALTEVPLVIENLSKSYPGGLRAVDSLSFRVDRGQVLGLLGPNGAGKTTTLRMLMGLISPSDGQIRVFGHKIHSGAPVLSRIGSFVEGAGFLPHLSGRANLELYWAATGRPVERAHFAEALEIAGLGNAVERKVRTYSQGMRQRLAIAQAMLGFPDLMVLDEPTNGLDPPQIHQMRDVLRRYAATGRTVLVSSHLLAEVEQTCDHVVVMHRGKLVAAGSVDEIVAGGGEATFRVDDPESAAEALRGVTGINAVTVEGSLVHADLDGLPRSAALSVLVKAGVAVEQAGPRRRLEDVFLELVGEGS; via the coding sequence GTGCCCCGCTTTCCCCGAATCCGCCCGAGACAGGTGGCCACCGCCCTGCTCGTGGCCGCCGTCGCCGCCGCAGGCATCGTCTGGCTGAACCGGGGTGACGAGCCGCCCCCGGTGCAGACCCGCGAAGCCCTCCTGCCGCTGCCCGGCGGGCCCGGGGAGACCGCGCCGGTGTCCCTCGACACCACCCTCTACCTGCCCGAACGCACACCGGCGCCCGCTGTGCTGGTCGCCCACGGGTTCGGCGGGAGCAAGCTGAGCGTCGACGCCGACGCGCGCGAACTCGCCCAGCGCGGCTTCGTCGTGCTGACCTGGTCGGCCCGTGGCTTCGGCCGCAGCGGCGGCCGGATCGCGCTGAACTCCCCCGACCACGAGGTCGCCGACGCCCGCGGACTCGTCGACTGGCTGGCCAAGCAGCCCGAGGTGGTCCGCGACGGCGAAAATGACCCGAAAGTGGGAGTCACCGGCGGGTCGTACGGCGGCGCGCTGTCGCTGCTGCTCGCCGGGACCGACAAGCGGGTCGACGCGCTCGCCCCGGTGATCACCTACAACGACCTGAGCCAGGCGCTGGTGCCCAACTCGGCCACCCTCGGCGAGGTCGCCGGGTCGCCGTCGGCCAACGCCTTCGCCGACGACGGCGTGTTCAAGCGGTCATGGGCGGGCATCTTCTTCGCCTCCGGCATGGGCGCCGCGGGCCTGGCGAACCCCTCCTCGGAAGCGACCGAGGCGGGCGACGAGGAGGCCCGGGACTCGGGCGGGGCGGCGGCCCCGATCGACACCGGCAGGCCGGAGCGGATGCCGACGCCCGACGACGGCAACCCGTGCGGCCGGTTCGTGGAGTCGGTGTGCCGCGCGTACGCGCAGGTCGCCACCACCGGGCGGGCCGACCAGGCCACGATCGATCTGATGCGGTCGGTCTCGCCGAGTTCGGTCACCAAGAACATCACCCAGCCGACGATGCTGGTGCAGGGCGAGCAGGACACCCTGTTCGGCCTCGACCAGGCCGACGCCACCGCGCGGCAGATCAGCGCGGCGGGCGGCAAGGTCAAGGTCGTCTGGTACACCGGCGGCCACGACGGCGGCAAGCCCGGCCCCGGCCTGCGCGGCGAGATCGCGGACTGGTTCGACTTCCACCTGCGCGGCCTCGGCGACGACCCCGGCACCCCCTTCGAGTACGCGGTGCAGGGCGCGCTGCGGGCGCAGGGCGCGCCGTCGGTGCGCACGGTCACCGCGAGCGGCTACCCCGGTCTGACCGGGGGCGCGGCCACCGAGCGCAGGTCCGTGCGGGTCGACGGGGTGGCGCAGACGATCGTGAACCCGCCCGGCGGCAATCCGGCGTCGATCAGCAGCATGCCCGGGCTCGGCTCGGTCATCAGCGGCTCGGCCCGGCTCGCCGGCCGGGTGGCGATCGACCTGCCCGGCCAGTCCGCGCGGTTCACGGGCCTGCCGCTCGAGCAGCAGCTCCTGATCGCGGGGGCGTCGACGGTCCGGCTGCGGGTCTCGACGGTGCCGAACCTGCCCGCGCCGGATGGGGCGGTGCTGTTCGCCAAGCTCTACGACGTCGGTCCGGACGGCGTGCGGACGCTGCCCGGCTCGGCCGTGTCCGCCTTCCGCGTTCCGGGGCTGCCCACCGATGGCACGCCGGTCGAGGTGACGGTGGCGCTGCCGGGGATCGTGCGGCCGATCGAGACCGACCACCGGGTCGAGCTGGTCGTGACCACGACCGACCAGGCGTACGCGACGCCCGCCCGGGCCGCGGCGTACAAGGTCGAGCTGGCGCCGGACAGCGCGCTGCAGGTGCCGGTGGTCGCGGGCGCGCGGTCCAGCTCGGCTCCCCCGGCGGGTCCGCTGATCGGCATCGGGGTCGTCCTCGGCCTGGGGCTGATCGCCGGGATCGTCGGGATGATCCGCAGGCGCCGCGAGGACGACGTCGATCCGGCGCTGACCGAGGTGCCGCTGGTGATCGAGAACCTGTCGAAGTCCTACCCGGGCGGGCTCCGGGCGGTCGACTCGCTGTCGTTCCGGGTCGACCGCGGGCAGGTCCTCGGCCTGCTGGGGCCCAACGGGGCGGGCAAGACGACGACGCTGCGGATGCTCATGGGCCTGATCTCGCCCAGCGACGGGCAGATCCGGGTGTTCGGCCACAAGATCCACTCCGGTGCGCCGGTGCTGTCGCGGATCGGTTCGTTCGTCGAGGGAGCGGGCTTCCTGCCGCACCTGTCCGGCCGGGCGAACCTGGAGCTGTACTGGGCGGCCACCGGGCGTCCCGTCGAGCGGGCGCACTTCGCGGAGGCGCTGGAGATCGCGGGGCTGGGCAACGCGGTCGAGCGCAAGGTCCGCACGTACAGCCAGGGCATGCGGCAGCGACTGGCGATCGCCCAGGCGATGCTCGGGTTCCCGGACCTGATGGTGCTGGACGAGCCGACCAACGGGCTCGACCCGCCGCAGATCCACCAGATGCGCGACGTGCTGCGGCGCTACGCGGCCACCGGCCGCACGGTGCTGGTGTCGAGCCACCTGCTCGCCGAGGTGGAGCAGACCTGCGACCACGTCGTGGTGATGCACCGCGGCAAGCTGGTCGCGGCGGGCTCGGTCGACGAGA
- a CDS encoding TerC family protein, translating to MAVPAWAWFATIGGLLVLFAIDLLIVDRKPHEVTIGEAGRWVAFYIGCAVAFGGAIWAFSGATYAGEFFAGYITEYSLSVDNLFIFLIIMSAFAVPKIHQHKVLLVGIVIALVMRGIFIAVGAVAIAKFSWVFYLFGLFLIYTAWKLSRQGLGEDEEYEENAMTRFVRRLFPVTDQYHGAKSFTRIDGKRFVTPMFIVMIAIGTADLLFAVDSIPAIFGLTKEPFLVFTANAFALMGLRQLYFLLGGLLRKLVYLSVGLAVILGFIGVKLVLEALHTNTLPFINGGEPLNVPTIGIQVSLSVIVGVLVITTVASLIKSRKTEANESEDDSDLTEPAAQKH from the coding sequence ATGGCAGTTCCTGCCTGGGCCTGGTTCGCCACGATCGGCGGCCTGCTCGTCCTGTTCGCGATCGACCTGCTGATCGTCGACCGCAAACCCCACGAGGTCACCATCGGCGAGGCGGGCCGATGGGTCGCCTTCTACATCGGCTGCGCGGTCGCCTTCGGCGGCGCGATCTGGGCCTTCTCGGGCGCGACGTACGCGGGCGAGTTCTTCGCCGGCTACATCACCGAGTACTCGCTCTCGGTCGACAACCTGTTCATCTTCCTGATCATCATGTCGGCCTTCGCCGTGCCGAAGATCCACCAGCACAAGGTGCTGCTCGTCGGCATCGTGATCGCCCTGGTCATGCGCGGCATCTTCATCGCCGTCGGCGCGGTGGCGATCGCCAAGTTCAGCTGGGTGTTCTACCTGTTCGGCCTGTTCCTCATCTACACCGCCTGGAAGCTGTCGCGGCAGGGTCTCGGCGAGGACGAGGAATACGAAGAGAACGCGATGACGAGGTTCGTCCGCAGGCTCTTCCCCGTCACCGACCAGTACCACGGCGCCAAGTCGTTCACGCGGATCGACGGCAAGCGGTTCGTGACCCCGATGTTCATCGTCATGATCGCCATCGGCACCGCCGACCTGCTGTTCGCGGTCGACTCGATCCCGGCCATCTTCGGTCTCACCAAGGAACCGTTCCTGGTCTTCACCGCCAACGCCTTCGCGCTGATGGGGTTGCGCCAGCTGTACTTCCTGCTGGGCGGCCTGCTGCGCAAGCTGGTCTACCTGTCAGTCGGTCTCGCGGTCATCCTCGGCTTCATCGGCGTCAAGCTGGTGCTCGAGGCGCTGCACACCAACACGCTGCCGTTCATCAACGGCGGCGAGCCGCTGAATGTCCCGACCATCGGCATTCAGGTCTCGCTGTCGGTCATCGTGGGTGTCCTGGTCATCACGACCGTCGCGAGCCTCATCAAATCGCGCAAGACCGAGGCGAATGAATCCGAGGACGATTCGGACCTGACTGAGCCCGCCGCACAGAAGCACTGA